The Saprospiraceae bacterium genome includes a window with the following:
- a CDS encoding acetate--CoA ligase: MSYPIKYDQSISEKEDFWLKEAQKIDWFTFPETILSTNEDNLYHWYKGGKLNTCYLALDKHVDSGRGQQTALIYDSPVTGTKKQFTYDQLLQEVRLFAGVLKGKGVQKGDTIVIYMPMVPEAVIAMLACARIGAVHSVVFGGFAAHELAIRINDARPKYILMASGGKEIDKIIPYKPIVEAALHEAYFKPDGCIVLQRDFVPCEMKSGYDHDWQELMRSAQPEDYVIMDATDPLYILYTSGTTGAPKGIVRDNGGHAVALNSSMEYVYNASQEDVYWAASDIGWVVGHSYIVYAPLIRGCTTIVFEGKPIKTPDAGTFWRVIEEYKVNIFFTAPTAIRAVKKEDFDAELFKKYDLSSLKYLFLAGERTDVATYDWVSNLLKRPVIDHWWQTESGYPMLANLAGVGLIPVKPGSAGKPYFGFDIRIISQDHDFMPPNQEGAVVIRLPLPPGCLPGLWNDNERYVKSYLTEYPGYYFSGDGGYRDDDGYIFITGRIDDVINVAGHRLSTSEMEEIVAGHYAVAECAVVGCYDEMKGQLPVGFVVLKHSFDKDGDQIKSELVAKVRDTIGAVAAFKTVHFVERLPKTRSGKILRKIIRAIADGVPYQVPSTIEDITVLEEIKWELTNK, encoded by the coding sequence ATGTCTTACCCAATCAAATACGACCAAAGTATCTCTGAAAAAGAAGATTTCTGGTTGAAAGAAGCTCAGAAAATAGATTGGTTTACCTTTCCTGAAACTATCTTGAGCACCAACGAAGACAATCTATATCATTGGTATAAAGGCGGAAAGTTAAATACATGCTACCTGGCATTGGACAAACATGTTGATTCAGGTCGAGGCCAACAAACAGCTTTGATATATGACTCACCTGTGACGGGCACCAAAAAACAATTTACTTATGATCAACTTTTACAGGAAGTGCGTCTTTTTGCAGGTGTCTTGAAAGGTAAGGGAGTTCAAAAAGGGGATACTATTGTCATTTACATGCCCATGGTACCGGAAGCAGTGATAGCTATGTTGGCGTGTGCACGTATTGGAGCTGTTCATTCTGTAGTTTTTGGTGGTTTTGCAGCTCATGAGCTCGCTATCAGAATCAATGATGCCAGACCAAAATATATACTGATGGCAAGTGGAGGAAAGGAAATCGACAAAATAATACCCTATAAACCAATAGTCGAAGCGGCCTTACACGAAGCTTATTTCAAGCCTGATGGATGTATCGTTTTACAAAGAGATTTTGTTCCTTGTGAGATGAAGTCCGGATATGATCATGACTGGCAGGAGCTTATGAGGTCAGCACAGCCGGAAGATTATGTCATCATGGATGCTACTGATCCACTATATATATTATACACGTCAGGTACCACAGGCGCACCTAAAGGTATAGTAAGAGACAATGGAGGCCATGCCGTGGCATTAAATAGTAGTATGGAGTATGTGTATAATGCATCACAGGAAGACGTGTATTGGGCTGCCTCAGATATAGGATGGGTAGTCGGACATTCATATATCGTTTACGCTCCTTTGATAAGAGGATGTACCACCATAGTTTTTGAAGGAAAACCTATCAAGACACCCGATGCAGGTACTTTTTGGAGAGTTATTGAAGAATATAAAGTCAATATTTTTTTTACTGCACCTACTGCAATCAGGGCCGTAAAGAAAGAAGATTTTGATGCAGAATTATTTAAAAAATATGATCTGTCATCATTAAAATATCTTTTTTTGGCTGGTGAACGTACAGATGTGGCAACTTATGACTGGGTGTCAAATCTATTGAAACGTCCGGTTATTGACCATTGGTGGCAAACAGAATCAGGGTACCCAATGCTGGCAAATTTGGCAGGTGTTGGACTTATACCTGTCAAGCCTGGCTCGGCCGGAAAACCTTACTTTGGTTTTGATATCCGAATCATTTCGCAGGACCACGATTTCATGCCACCCAATCAGGAAGGAGCCGTGGTCATCAGACTGCCTTTACCTCCTGGATGTTTGCCGGGATTATGGAATGATAATGAAAGATATGTAAAATCATACCTGACTGAATATCCGGGATATTATTTCTCAGGCGATGGCGGATATCGAGATGATGATGGTTATATCTTTATTACAGGAAGGATTGATGATGTTATCAATGTGGCAGGACACCGACTATCCACAAGTGAGATGGAAGAGATTGTTGCAGGTCATTATGCGGTTGCCGAATGCGCAGTTGTAGGCTGCTATGATGAGATGAAAGGTCAGTTGCCTGTAGGTTTTGTGGTACTAAAGCACAGTTTTGATAAGGATGGAGATCAGATTAAGTCAGAACTGGTAGCTAAAGTTAGGGACACAATTGGCGCTGTTGCAGCATTCAAAACAGTCCACTTTGTAGAGCGTTTACCCAAAACGCGGTCAGGCAAAATCCTTAGAAAAATAATTCGTGCTATAGCAGATGGGGTGCCATATCA